The DNA window ACCTCAGCCGTCTCAGTGGAGTCCGGTGGCTCTCCGAACTTCTACACCGGCTTCTACGGAGCCTTCACCAACCTTGCCGGAGGTTCGGTCACGATCGATTCGGCGCCGGCGGGCTTCGCCGCCGGGCGCATCCACGTCAACGATTTCACCAATTTCGGAAGCTTCACGCTCACTGGTGACACCACCGCGCGTTTCGAGCACCTGAACAACGCTTCGACCGCGAAATTCATCAACGAAACCACCGGAACCGCCACCATCACCGGCACCGGCACGCGGGATTTCGACGTTCCGATCGACAACCGCGGCCAACTCAACATCCAGACCGCCACCAACACCAATGACGTCACCGACGCCGTTCACGTCAACACCGGCACGATCGACATCGCGGACTACTGGAGCGTGTCCAACATCCTGTCCTTCGACAACCAAGGCGACCTCGTCTCGACCGGCGGCGAGGTCCATTTCACCGGGAACAACAATGCCGCCTCGCTGTTCACCAACACCGGCAGCCTGACGACGACAACCACCTCGTCGATCCGCAGTTTCGAGAACGTCGTCAATGGCGGCGACATCAACGTCAACTCCGGCACGACTTCCATTCTCATCGGCCTCAACCTCAACGACCAGTTCTTCACCCACAGCGGCAACATCGAGGTCGCGCCCGGCGCCTCGATCATCCTCGACGGCCCCAACGGCAAGGATGACGCCTTCGCGACCTTCGAGCCCGGCTTCACCCTCGACGGCGGTGGCGACATCCACCACCAGCGGCTGACCACCACCCTCAACGACGACTGGAATCCCGGCGCCTCGCCCGTCAACCTCTACCAATCCACCCTCACCGGCACCGGATCACTGCTGCTCCAGAACGACAGCACCTTCCGCTTCCGCAACTCGCTGGTCCAGGTCCCGGTGTCCAACCACGCCTCGGCCACCGTCGAAGCGGCCGGCGGTGGCAGCGCCGGCTTTAACTACTTCTATGGCGCCTTCACCAACGAGAGCAACGGCGTGCTTTCGCTCGATTCGTCGATCAACGGATTCATCGGAACCTATCTCAACAACGAGGACCTCACCAACCACGGACAGGTGGATTTCACTGGCAATACCACCAACCGCATCCAGTTGGCCAACAGTTCGACCTCCACCGCCACCTTCGTCAACGAATCGACCGGCACGGTCACGATCGACGGCGCCGGCACCCGCGACTTCGACGTGCCGATCGACAACCGCGGCCAGTTCAACATCCAGACCGCAACCACCACCGACGGCATCACCGATGCCTCCCACGTCAATACGGGCACCATCAACGCCGGGTCCAACTGGACCGTATCGAGCTTCCTTTCCTTCGACAACCAAGCCGACCTCGTCTCGACCGGAGGCGACCTCTACTTCGGCGGAAACAATTCCCCTGCCTCGATCTTCAGCAATACCGGGACGCTCACAACCACCGCATCCTCGACGATCACCGGATGCGAGAACGTCAGCAACGGCGGCGACATCAACGTCAACGCCGATACACTCCGGATCAACATCGGCCTCAACCTCAACGACCAGTTCCTCACCCACAGCGGCAACATCGAGGTCGCGCCCGGCGCCTCGATCATCATCGACGGCCCCAACGGCAAGGATGACGCCTTCGCCACCTTCGAACCCGGCTTCACACTCGATGGCGGTGGCGACATCCATCACCAGCGGCTAACCACCACCCTCAACGACGACTGGAATCCGGGCGCTTCCACCGTCAGCCTCTACCAATCCACCCTCACCGGCACCGGATCGTTGCTGCTCCAGAACGGCAGCAGCTTCCGCTTCCGCAACTCGCTGGTCCAGGTCCCGGTGTCCAACCACGCCTCGGCCACCGTCGAGGCGGTCGGCACCGGCAGCGGCGGCTACAACTACTTCTACGGCGCCTTCACCAACGAGAGCGACGGCGTCCTTTCGCTCGATTCGTCGATCAGCGGATTCATCGGAACCTACCTCAACAACGAGGACCTTACCAATTACGGACAGGTCGATTTCACCGGCAACACGACCAACCGCATCCAGTTGGCCAACAGTTCGACCTCCACCGCCACCTTCATCAACGAATCGACCGGCACGGTAACCATTGATGGCAACGGGACCCGTGATTTCGACGTGCCGATCGACAACCGCGGACTGTTCGAAGTCCTCAGCACGACTTTCACCGACGGCGTCATCGATGCGACCCACGTGAACAGCGGGACCATCGCCGCGGCGGCCAACTGGACATTTTCCAGCATTCTGTCATTCGACAACTCCGGTATCCTCAGCTCCACCGGCGGCGAGCTGAACTTCACGGGCAATTCGTCGGCGACGTCGTTTTTCAGCAATTCCGGACAGATGACCACCGCCGCGAACTCCACCCTGTCCGGGTTCGAGAACGTGAACCTCGTGGGCGGCCTCAACATCACCGCCGGCAGCACACGGGTGAATGTCGGCGCCAACCTGAATCCGCAAACGCTCACTGTAAGCGGCAACGTCGACGTCGGCCCTGGAGCCGAATTCTACATCTATGGACCTGGCGGCACCGATGACGGCGCAGTGAGTTTCGAGCCGGGTTTCAGCGTGGACGGGACCGGTGGATTCGTCCTGAACGCCGCCACCCTGACGCTCAACTCCGACTGGATGTCGGGAGACCTGGACCTGAACCTCTATCGCGGAGTCATGAACGGCCCGGGCATCCTGACAACACAGGCAGCCGCTCCCTCGCGCTTCCGGTCGATGAATACGAACATCTCGCTGGTGAATCGAGGCGACCTCACCGTGGAGGGCTCCAATTCGAGTTCGTTCGCCAACAACTACTTCTTCGGCGCGACCACCAATCAAGCCGGTGCATCGTTCACCCTCGACACCACGACCGGTGGATTCGCCGATCTGAATCTCCATGTGAACGACTTCACCAATCACGGCACCTTCCGCATCGACGGCACGAATTCCGGCAGGGTCGAGCACTACGCCAGCAGTTCGACCGCAAAGTTCATCAACTCGGCGACCGGCACCGTGGAGTTCGCAGGCACCGGCAACCGGACCTTTGAACCGACGCTGGAGAACTCCGGCAGCGTGGTGGTTTCCAATTCAACCCAGTTCGGAGACACCTTCCCGCTCAGTTCCTCGGCGAACCACGGCGGCTTCCGCGTCGAATCCGGTGCCACGGCAACAATCTACGGAGACTTCGTCAACGAGACCGATGGCGTGATCGGAGGCAACGGAACGTTCAACATGTCGACCGCCTCGACCTTCACGAACAACGGCACCATCGCGCCGGGCGCGTCGATCGGCACACTCTCGATCACGGGCTCCCCCGCTCCGACGCCGACGAGCCGGTTCGAGATCGAACTCGATACCACCGGCAACGACCTGCTTCAGGTCACCGGCAGCCTATCCCTCGGTGGAACCCTCAAGCCGATCCTCCTCAACGGCTTCGTGCCGTCGCCAGGCGACACCTTCGTGATCATGGCATGCACCGGCACCTTGAGCGGCAACTTCGACACGATCGAGCAACCGCTCGGCTTCGGGGAGTTCGTCGTCGATGTCGATGCGACCAACAAACAGGTCGTTCTGAGCTTCGAACTGACCGGCCCGCTCTCCTATGCCGACTTCCAGTCGATCTACTTCACGCCGGCGCAGATTGCCAACGGTGACGCGGATCGCGGCAACGACTTCGACGGCGACGGACTCACCAACGAAATGGAGTGGATCCACGGCCTCGATCCGACCGATCCGACCATCCCGACCGCGCCGTTCCGAATCCAGAAGAGTGGCGGCACGGTCGAACTGATCTTCCTGGAGTCCAATCTGCTTCCTCCGTCCGTCCAACTCGACGTAACCACGACCATCGACCTGGCCTCCCCGCCGGCGATCATCCCCGCACCTGACGCACCGCGAATCTCGGAAACCCCGCTCCCCGGCTATCCGGACATCGACGAGGTCACTCTGGAACTCACCGACCCCGCGTGGACCGGTAGCAACGTCCGGTTTTTCCAACTCGAGTTCACGGACACCTCGCCGTAGCGCCTCCCGGCCCGGCAGCCCGCCACTGGGGTTTGTAGTTCCTCCTTCAGGAGGTCTTTTCTCAAGTCAGAGTCACCCCTTGGTCTGCCCATCGCCGCGAACGCGATACTGATAACTCGTCAGTTCTCGCAGCCCCATCGGACCCCGGGCGTGGAGCTTCTCGGTCGAAATTCCGATTTCCGCTCCGAAGCCGAACTCCTCACCGTCCGCAAACCGGGTCGAGACGTTGTGGAACACGCAGGCCGAATCAACCGCCGACAGGAAAGCCGCTGCAGCCGCGTCGTCCGCAGTCACAATGCAATCCGAGTGATGGGAACCGAAGGTATTGATGTGTGCCACGGCCTCCTCAAGCGAGCACACCACCTTGATCGACAAAATCAGGTCAAGATACTCGGTCTCCCAATCTTCATCGGTCGCCGCCGAACAGTCGATGATGGACCGCGTGCGATCACAGCCACGCAGTTCAACACCCTTCGCCTTCAACGCCTCGGCGACCATCGGCAGGAACTCACCCGCCACCGATTCGTGGACCAGCAGCGTCTCCATCGCGTTGCAAACGCCCGGCTTCTGGGTCTTGGCATCGACACAGATCCTCACCGCCATCTCGAGATCCGCCCGCGGGTCGACGAAGGTGTGGCAGATTCCGTCGTAGTGCTTGATGACCGGCATCCGCGCCTGCGACACCACCGTCTCGATCAGACCGCGTCCGCCGCGGGGAATGATGACATCGAGCCACTTGTCCATCTGGCATAGGGCAGTGACGCTTGAGCGATCGGTAAAGGGAATCAGTTGGATCGCATCGTCGGGCAGGCCAGCCACCGCACCTGACTCCTGCAGCGCGGCCGCGATCGCGCGGTTGGAATGAATCGCTTCGGACCCACCGCGGAGGATGGTCGCATTACCGGCCTTGAAACAGAGCACCGCGGCGTCGCTGGTGACGTTCGGGCGGCTCTCGAAGATGATTCCGATGGTCCCGATCGGCACACGCACCTGCTCAAGACGGATTCCGTTCGGCCGCGACCATGACTCCATCACCTCGCCGACCGGATCGGGAAGCGCGGCGACCTGCTCGATGCCGCCGGCGATCGAGTCGACCCGCTTCTCATCGAGCCGGAGCCGGTCGAGCATCGCCTTGTTCAAACCCTTCTGCTCGCCTGCTTCGATATCCTTCGCGTTTGCCTCGAGGATCTCCGGAGTCGCTGCGCGCAACCCGGCCGCCATCGCCAGCAGGATCGCATTCTTCTTCTCGGTCGGGATCTGGGAAAGCTTCAGCGCCGCGGCACGCGCCTTGCGGGCCATCGCTTCGATCGATGCTTGTACGTCGTCACTCATGACTTGGCTTGAAATCGGGTCGAGAGACCGCTCTCACCGGCAAGGATGCCGGTCAAGCGCTCGGGTTTCCGGCCGTGGGCGATGTGGGTCTCGATGCCACTCTCCACCGCAAGCCGCACGGCCTGCAGCTTCGACGCCATGCCGCCGATGGAGAAGCGTCCTCGCTCGTCCTTCACACAGCCCATCACCTCGTCGAGATCCGCGACCTCGGAGATCATCTCCTTCATGTCCGGCGAAAGCAGCCCGTCGACACTGGTGAGAAGAATCAAGCGCTCGGCTTGAACCAGATTGGCCACTCGCGCCGAGAGCATGTCGTTGTCGCCGACCCGCAATTCCTCCACCGCGACCGAGTCGTTCTCATTCAGGATCGGCAGGATTCGTGGCTCGGAAAGCAGACGGGAAAGCGTGTTGCCCACATAGCTGGCCCGGTCGGGAGTCCGCAGGTCATCGCCTGACAGAAGCACCTGAGCGACCGAGATCTCGAAATTGCGGAACAGGTTCTCATAGGTGTGCATCAGGCGGGCCTGACCGACCGCGGCGCAGGCTTGCCGGGTGGCGAGGTCCGAGGGGTAGCCGTCGAGCCCGAACGCCGACACTCCGGCACCCACCGCACCTGAGCTGACCAGCAGGCAGCGGTGCCCGTTCTCGATCAATCCGGCGATCGCGGTCACCAACCTGACCAAGGCGGCTCCATCGAGGGTTCCGTCTTCGACCCGGGTCAGCACCCCGGTGCCAGCCTTGATTACCGTCAATCCGTTCATCGCGACGCAGCGCGTATGCCCCGTTAGGCACCGAAAGACCACCGAAAATCCCGGCAGCCCCAAAGGCCCGCGCGACCCCGGTCGCGCGCCGGAGCCCGTGGCTATCCCTTCCCGAATCCACCTCCCATCCCCCCAAACCCGCTTGCGACCCCGCCCGAGCCGGTTTACACGGCCCGCCATGAGTTCCACATCGTTCGAACCCCGGGGCGACAAGCAGGCGGTCGAGGAGGGCCTCCGTTTCAGCCCGAAATTCGATACCGACGGCCTGATTCCGGCAGTCGCGCTCGACGCCACGACCAAGGAACCGCTGATGCTCGCCTACATGAACGCCGAGTCGCTGCGCCTGACACTGGAGAAAGGCGAAGCGGTCTACTGGTCGCGCAGCCGTCGGGAGATTTGGCACAAGGGCGCAACTTCGGGGCATGTCCAACGGGTTCGGGAGATCCGCACCGACTGCGATCAGGACGCGATCGTGCTCTACGTCGAGCAGATCGGTGCGGGAGCCTGCCACACCGGCCGCAGCGGCTGTTTCTACCGGCGGATCGACGGTCCCGACGGCTCGATGAGCCTCACCGAGGACGGTCGGCGCTTCGACCCCGGCGCGGTCTACGGAAAGTCTTGAGAAAAGTGCCGAAATCGTTGAATTTCGCGATTGCAAACGGTGAGGACTTCCCCTAGTTCTCCCGCCCCTCGCGAGGCCGAGGGAGCTTTTTACCCATTTTACGTTAGGAGGACGCCATGGACATCATCGCCAAGATCGAGCAGGAGCAAATGAAGCAAGACGTCGCCGACTTCAACGTCGGTGATACGGTGAAGGTCCACACCCGCGTGGTGGAAGGCGGCAAGGAGCGTATCCAGATTTTCGCCGGCATCGTCCTCGCCAAGCGCGGCTCGGGCGTGAATGCCTCGTTCACCGTGCGCAAGATTTCCTACGGTGAAGGTGTCGAGCGTGTCTTCCCGGTGCACACCCCGCGCATCGCCAAGATCGAGGTCACCAACCGTGGCAAGGTCCGCCGCGCCAAGCTGCACTACCTGCGCAGCCGCATCGGCAAGAAGGCGACTCTCGTGAAGAGCGCCGACGCCTGATCGACCCAAGCTTTCGAAAGCGCCCCCGGCCAGTGCCGCGGGCGCTTTTTCTTTTCCAAAGCTAGGCTGGACCGCCCCGTTCCGGAGCCGAGGCGCCCTCCCTCCTCCACACTACGGGCGTCACCCACCTTTCCTCTTGGAACGCCGCCGCGGGGCATCCACTCTCCGCGCGATGCGCCGAGTTCCACTGATCGTGGTCATTCTGTC is part of the Haloferula helveola genome and encodes:
- the hisI gene encoding phosphoribosyl-AMP cyclohydrolase, producing the protein MSSTSFEPRGDKQAVEEGLRFSPKFDTDGLIPAVALDATTKEPLMLAYMNAESLRLTLEKGEAVYWSRSRREIWHKGATSGHVQRVREIRTDCDQDAIVLYVEQIGAGACHTGRSGCFYRRIDGPDGSMSLTEDGRRFDPGAVYGKS
- the proB gene encoding glutamate 5-kinase, with amino-acid sequence MNGLTVIKAGTGVLTRVEDGTLDGAALVRLVTAIAGLIENGHRCLLVSSGAVGAGVSAFGLDGYPSDLATRQACAAVGQARLMHTYENLFRNFEISVAQVLLSGDDLRTPDRASYVGNTLSRLLSEPRILPILNENDSVAVEELRVGDNDMLSARVANLVQAERLILLTSVDGLLSPDMKEMISEVADLDEVMGCVKDERGRFSIGGMASKLQAVRLAVESGIETHIAHGRKPERLTGILAGESGLSTRFQAKS
- the rplS gene encoding 50S ribosomal protein L19 — encoded protein: MDIIAKIEQEQMKQDVADFNVGDTVKVHTRVVEGGKERIQIFAGIVLAKRGSGVNASFTVRKISYGEGVERVFPVHTPRIAKIEVTNRGKVRRAKLHYLRSRIGKKATLVKSADA
- a CDS encoding glutamate-5-semialdehyde dehydrogenase; amino-acid sequence: MSDDVQASIEAMARKARAAALKLSQIPTEKKNAILLAMAAGLRAATPEILEANAKDIEAGEQKGLNKAMLDRLRLDEKRVDSIAGGIEQVAALPDPVGEVMESWSRPNGIRLEQVRVPIGTIGIIFESRPNVTSDAAVLCFKAGNATILRGGSEAIHSNRAIAAALQESGAVAGLPDDAIQLIPFTDRSSVTALCQMDKWLDVIIPRGGRGLIETVVSQARMPVIKHYDGICHTFVDPRADLEMAVRICVDAKTQKPGVCNAMETLLVHESVAGEFLPMVAEALKAKGVELRGCDRTRSIIDCSAATDEDWETEYLDLILSIKVVCSLEEAVAHINTFGSHHSDCIVTADDAAAAAFLSAVDSACVFHNVSTRFADGEEFGFGAEIGISTEKLHARGPMGLRELTSYQYRVRGDGQTKG